One segment of Ignavibacteriales bacterium DNA contains the following:
- a CDS encoding peptidoglycan DD-metalloendopeptidase family protein, whose protein sequence is MHKKKKRKKTLEDLDNISKQNFLVNKLLTNLRREEEQKEIEINKSISNIASIENEIDILQKNYAKYVTATYKNGTHTELETILDANSFQQAVVRLEYLKRFSVSRQKDLVKLEENKKELIKAKEKLIIEKKEKQELSKQKEVEEKSLSAKLKDQKSILAEIKKDKKKIAKSVSDKRKSEQKIRDLIVKMVEEAEAKRKREEEEALKLKNKETVVSKETKTKKEIETKDYPFDLSTSKFTSFDELKGKLNWPISKSKVVRKFGESLNPKLKTLTVNYGIDLRASGDMSVRCVAEGVVSAVEWLPGYGTVLIVSHKGNYRTVYGHLAEVFVKEGDKLKTGGVIAKVGESVEGNILHFEVWSGRQNVNPEIWLKK, encoded by the coding sequence TTGCACAAAAAAAAAAAAAGAAAAAAAACATTAGAAGATCTTGATAATATCAGCAAACAAAATTTTCTTGTAAATAAACTTCTTACCAATCTTCGCCGAGAAGAAGAACAAAAAGAAATTGAAATAAATAAAAGTATATCAAACATCGCCTCTATTGAAAATGAAATTGACATACTGCAAAAAAATTATGCAAAGTACGTTACAGCAACTTATAAAAATGGCACGCATACTGAACTGGAAACTATTCTTGATGCAAATTCATTTCAGCAGGCTGTTGTAAGATTGGAATATCTAAAAAGATTTTCAGTTAGTCGACAAAAAGATCTTGTTAAGCTTGAAGAAAATAAAAAAGAGCTTATAAAGGCAAAAGAAAAACTCATCATAGAGAAAAAAGAAAAGCAGGAATTATCAAAACAAAAGGAAGTTGAAGAAAAATCACTTTCTGCAAAATTAAAAGATCAAAAATCAATTCTTGCGGAAATAAAAAAAGACAAGAAGAAAATTGCTAAAAGTGTTAGCGATAAAAGAAAATCAGAGCAGAAAATAAGAGACTTGATTGTTAAAATGGTTGAAGAAGCTGAGGCAAAACGTAAAAGAGAAGAGGAAGAAGCGTTAAAATTAAAAAATAAAGAAACGGTAGTTTCCAAAGAAACAAAAACAAAAAAGGAAATTGAAACAAAAGATTATCCTTTTGATCTTTCAACATCAAAGTTCACATCATTTGATGAGTTAAAGGGAAAACTAAACTGGCCAATCTCTAAATCTAAAGTTGTTAGAAAATTTGGTGAATCACTTAACCCAAAATTAAAAACTCTAACTGTAAATTATGGAATTGATTTAAGAGCCAGCGGCGATATGAGTGTTAGATGTGTTGCTGAAGGTGTTGTTTCTGCTGTGGAATGGCTGCCGGGCTACGGTACAGTTTTAATTGTAAGTCATAAAGGAAATTACAGAACTGTTTATGGGCATCTTGCGGAAGTGTTTGTTAAGGAAGGTGATAAACTTAAAACAGGCGGAGTGATTGCCAAAGTGGGCGAGAGTGTTGAGGGAAATATTTTGCATTTTGAAGTTTGGAGCGGACGACAAAATGTAAATCCTGAAATCTGGCTTAAAAAATAA